The window GCGTTTCGCGCGACGGGCATGACCAGGCTGGGCAGACCAACGTGGCTGGTGAGGTTGGCCCAGCCGGTCTGGTCGAAGAAGCTCCGCTCGACGCCGTCGACCGTGAGAGCGCGGGTGCCGGCCGGGATCGCTGCGGTGGGAGCGGCGGGGGTGATGAGGACATCGTGCTCGGCGTCGGCGAAGAACCGGTGCCACGTCTCCCGAAGCCGGAGACGCTCCTCGTTGGCGCGGAGCCAGGCGCGGTGTGTCTGCGTTCGGTGGCGGAGGAAGGTGGCCCGCGGGCTCGCGTCATCCTCTTGCAGGTCACGCGCCGCCTCGAGTTCGGCCGCGCCGGCTTCGTGGTCGGTGGCGGCCGTCGCGGTGGCGTGGAGGAGCTGCTCGAAAAGGCGGAGAGAGTCGGCGAAGCCGACCGGTCCCGCGGTGCGGATGACGTTCGCGCCCGCGGAGGCCAGTGCCTGCTCGACGGCGGCGAGAGCAGCTGCAGTTTCACGGTCGACGGGGCAGCTCGCGTCCTCGGCCCACACCGCTACCCGGAGCTGGCCAACTGCGCGGCGCGCCGAAGACAGCTTCACGAGCCAGGGGCTGTTCTCGGCGGGTGACGGTGTCGTCAGCGCGTCGAGGAGCAGGCCGAGGTCGCGGGGGTGGCGGGCCAGGGGGCCGGGCGTGACCATATCGCTGCTGGTGATCCATCCCGGCGGGCGGGGGATGTGGCCGCGAGCCGGGACGAGTCCATGCGTAGGGCGCAGGCCGTAGACGCCGCAGTAGTGCGCCGGAAGCCTCAGTGAGCCAGCGAGGTCGCTGCCGAGGTCGGCGGGAGTCAGGTGGGCGGCGACTGCGGCGGCGGGGCCGCCGGAGGAGCCACCGGCAGTGCGCTCAGGATCATGGGGGTTGAGCGTGGGGCCGAACAGGCTGTTGTCGGTGTGCAGGTCCTGGCAGTACGCCGGCGTATTCGTCTTGCCCATGATCACGGCGCCTTGATGGCGAAGACGGGCGACCGCATCGGCGTCCCGTGCGGGTACGTGACCCGCCAGGTCCTCGGCGCCGCTGGTGGTGCGCAGGCCGGCCGTCTCGAAGCTGTCCTTGATCGTGAGGGGAAGGCCGTCGAAGGTTCCCCTGCTTTCGTTGCGGGCGCGACGTTCGTCTGCTGCTCGCGCGGCGGTCCGGGCCGCGTCGTCGTCGCGGGTGACGACGGCGTTGACGTGGCTGGCATCGATGCGGTCGAGATGGAGGTCGAGCAGCTCGCGGCTGGAGATCTCGCGACGGTCCAGGGCCTGGAGCTGGACGTGGGCGGGCTGGTGGGTGAGGTCGGTCGTCATGCGGAGACTCGCTCAAGGTGGGGGGCTCGTGCGGGCTGGCGGGGCAGGTGGCGAGCGACGTCGAGGAGGGCGTCGATGTCGTCCATGGGCCGGCTGGTCTGGCGTTCGGAGTCGGCGAATTCGGTGAGCTGGTCGGGCGCTGGGCGGGCGCCTTCGGCCCTCGCGGCGATTCCGGCGAGGATCTGGTCGGCCGTGACGGCGGCAGACAGCTCCTGGCCGTGGAGTCCTCGGGCCCGGTGGTGGGCTTCGCTGGCCTCGCGGACAGCGGCGTCGAGGTATTGGCGGATCACGAACCGGCCGTCCCGGATCTCGACTGCTCGGCGGTAGAGCCGGATCGAGATG is drawn from Streptomyces sp. NBC_01717 and contains these coding sequences:
- a CDS encoding amidase family protein, with product MTTDLTHQPAHVQLQALDRREISSRELLDLHLDRIDASHVNAVVTRDDDAARTAARAADERRARNESRGTFDGLPLTIKDSFETAGLRTTSGAEDLAGHVPARDADAVARLRHQGAVIMGKTNTPAYCQDLHTDNSLFGPTLNPHDPERTAGGSSGGPAAAVAAHLTPADLGSDLAGSLRLPAHYCGVYGLRPTHGLVPARGHIPRPPGWITSSDMVTPGPLARHPRDLGLLLDALTTPSPAENSPWLVKLSSARRAVGQLRVAVWAEDASCPVDRETAAALAAVEQALASAGANVIRTAGPVGFADSLRLFEQLLHATATAATDHEAGAAELEAARDLQEDDASPRATFLRHRTQTHRAWLRANEERLRLRETWHRFFADAEHDVLITPAAPTAAIPAGTRALTVDGVERSFFDQTGWANLTSHVGLPSLVMPVARNADGLPIGVQLVGPTYSDRTLLAMAEDLASLLGGMAEGFSL